The Hemibagrus wyckioides isolate EC202008001 linkage group LG12, SWU_Hwy_1.0, whole genome shotgun sequence genome includes a window with the following:
- the LOC131362901 gene encoding DNA repair protein RAD50-like: MEWTIIRLSSSDLCKIVLKNTAEAVIIPLKGGISSLNEVYQALIEADVDPITGKCSNYDYIRQQIVQAHQFLEQSEQAASSGLQSLDENLERLTQDKWKLNQEMNEIKQTLDNLRTEQDSNEKLLRESQGALQLARTNLNSAKQTLQNQEKRKRDAEIVTGVGAGLMVIPIIGWIAGSAMVIGGAVELDQANKAVQVAEDEERKSENEMRKYKHKVFDYESKIFQTKCHLSQKNDKLKQTHEEIQKMIKQIESVAEFQKKVRSAVNLLGILSGRVSVAEHQTRRFILQEPVMKVMEDVMKAIEQITGNELLYGNDLPRLINQMKDNNQHLATICASENSSN, from the exons TGGACGATCATCCGGCTTTCTTCATCAGA TCTCTGCAAAATTGTGCTGAAGAACACAGCTGAGGCTGTTATAATTCCACTGAAAGGTGGCATCTCCTCCCTGAATGAAGTCTATCAGGCTCTTATTGAGGCAGATGTAGATCCTATAACTGGGAAATGCTCCAACTACGACTACATCAGACAGCAGATAGTGCAGGCTCATCAGTTCCTGGAGCAGTCAGAACAGGCAGCTAGTTCAGGGTTACAGAGTCTGGATGAAAACTTAGAGAGACTTACACAAGATAAGTGGAAACTCAATCAggagatgaatgaaataaaacaaaccctAGACAACTTGAGAACAGAGCAGGATTCAAATGAGAAATTACTCAGAGAATCTCAGGGAGCTCTGCAGCTGGCCAGGACAAATCTGAATTCAGCAAAACAGACCCTTCAGAATCAGGAGAAGAGGAAACGTGATGCTGAAATCGTCACAGGTGTTGGGGCAGGACTGATGGTCATTCCAATCATTGGATGGATTGCAG GTTCGGCCATGGTGATTGGTGGTGCAGTTGAACTGGATCAAGCAAACAAAGCTGTCCAAGTGgctgaagatgaagagagaaagtCTGAGAATGAGAtgagaaaatataaacataaagtaTTTGACTACGAGTCCAAGATTTTCCAGACCAAATGTCACCTCAGTCAGAAAAATGACAAGCTGAAGCAGACGCATGAAGAAATCCAGAAGATGATTAAGCAGATTGAGTCTGTAGCTGAGTTTCAGAAGAAAGTGAGAAGTGCTGTCAATCTTCTGGGTATTCTGAGTGGGAGGGTCAGTGTGGCTGAACATCAGACTCGCAGATTCATTCTCCAGGAGCCtgtgatgaaggtgatggaggatgtgatgaaGGCCATAGAGCAGATCACAGGGAATGAGCTGCTCTATGGCAATGACCTGCCAAGACTCATCAATCAGATGAAGGACAACAACCAACACCTGGCAACCATCTGTGCCTCAGAGAACAGCTCTAATTAG